In Streptomyces sp. NBC_01381, a genomic segment contains:
- a CDS encoding glutamate ABC transporter substrate-binding protein — MRTRGLARLRGWGGAASMAVACALTGSLVLVLPEAGGAAGDGAGRAGHGSSAAAPARAEECEKPEASLSPDDKDGPTIDAIRARKVKKLIIGVDQNSYRWGYRDPNKKTATLEGFDIDLAHKIAEEILGDRDAVLFRAIPTNQRVKAIQSGQVDMVVRTMTITCEREKEVAFSTAYFKTGQQVLAPKSSDITGFDDSLDGKRVCSAKGSTALTKLEELKKKGLDADIGTTVPNQLDCLVRLQLGEVDAVVTDSALAASQAAQDPTVELKGDAPLNTEYYGVAMKKPEKGADDLVRRVNQILVDYRKSGWQKSYDNWLKPALGESAGPPAPTYTD; from the coding sequence ATGCGTACGCGAGGACTCGCGAGGCTGCGCGGCTGGGGCGGAGCTGCCTCCATGGCGGTGGCCTGTGCCCTCACGGGCTCCCTCGTCCTTGTGCTGCCCGAGGCGGGCGGCGCGGCCGGGGACGGTGCCGGCCGCGCGGGCCACGGCTCGTCGGCGGCCGCTCCCGCGCGTGCCGAGGAGTGCGAGAAGCCGGAGGCCAGCCTGTCGCCGGACGACAAGGACGGCCCGACGATCGACGCGATCCGGGCCCGCAAGGTCAAGAAGCTGATCATCGGCGTCGACCAGAACAGCTACCGCTGGGGCTATCGCGACCCGAACAAGAAGACGGCGACGCTCGAAGGCTTCGACATCGACCTGGCGCACAAGATCGCCGAGGAGATCCTCGGCGACCGCGACGCCGTCCTGTTCCGCGCCATCCCGACCAACCAGCGCGTCAAGGCGATCCAGAGCGGCCAGGTCGACATGGTCGTACGGACGATGACGATCACCTGCGAGCGCGAGAAGGAAGTGGCCTTCTCCACCGCCTACTTCAAGACCGGCCAGCAGGTCCTCGCCCCCAAGTCCTCTGACATCACCGGGTTCGACGACTCGCTGGACGGCAAGAGGGTCTGCTCCGCGAAGGGTTCCACGGCGCTCACCAAGCTGGAGGAGCTCAAGAAGAAGGGCCTCGATGCCGACATCGGGACTACGGTTCCCAACCAACTCGACTGTCTGGTACGGCTCCAGCTCGGTGAGGTGGACGCCGTCGTGACGGACAGCGCGCTCGCCGCGAGCCAGGCCGCCCAGGACCCGACGGTCGAGCTGAAGGGCGACGCGCCGCTCAACACGGAGTACTACGGCGTGGCGATGAAGAAGCCGGAGAAGGGCGCGGACGACCTGGTGCGGCGGGTCAACCAGATCCTTGTGGACTACCGCAAGAGCGGCTGGCAGAAGTCGTACGACAACTGGCTCAAGCCGGCGCTCGGCGAATCGGCGGGACCGCCCGCACCGACGTACACCGACTGA